The genome window gatgcggtttgcaagcacttagtcgcttccatacaaggaagtgcggtttcaccggcaattacgaaATGTGATCCCCGAGTGTACGTTGAAGTTGGCCGCTCCTTttctttatgggctcctggtagACCATAGATAGTATCTATGAGTAGACAATGCTTACAATTAATAATGTTCCATAGGGAAGCAATTTCAAGTCGAATCTCCACCTATCCCCTAGGGGGTAGGGCATTAgtttaacaaaattaatgcgtACTGTACTGAAGGTGTGTACAGCCAAATACATTGCTATGAGGATTAAGTATTGATTGTttcctcatgcatgcacacaggtaACTCCAGAGCAGTGGGACATGATGGAGAAGATGATTAAAAGCACAAAAGGCTCTTAATAAATCAGAAGCTATAGTTATAGGAACATTTAAAGCCATATcccttttaataattatatatataccaatTATGCTGTAGTTTGAGGTTACAATTaaagacgggtagtaattttagcggtTTTCTCTGTTTGGGTACTAAATAATTGACCATGTTACAATGATGATTTGAAGGGGGAAAAGAGTtttatctatctatctatctttCTTGTCCGTTTGTTGTGTAACTTGATCTGAGCTTCCATAATTGATCATGACAAGTCCAAACAGTATCACAGATGCTCCCAACCACCAGAGGAGGGCCAATACTTCACCAAACAGTAGCTTCCCAAACACAGCCTACACGTGGGAGTCAAATAACAAGATAAGTGGATCTACATGaactataaaaattatatacaaacaTGGATAATAAGTTTGAATGAGGTTTAATGAAAATGCTCATTTTAACCCCTGAAATCATAAACAAGAAAGTCTCCCAGAACAATTGGGGCTAAGCTAACAAAGATTAGCTAGTACATATATAAACATTGAGAGATTGGACGCTAAGTAATACTTAATGTGTGCACGAGGATGAATGCTCGAGGTTACATAATGAGCGTAGCGAGTGCTTTACTCAGCTGAGAGCATTATTGCATCATCCGAGTgaaccagcattaaaacacgttgGCTAGCTAAATGTGTTATAAAGGTTTTATTGCTGATCACGAAGCTGAAAACCTTGTTCAAGCTAGTGCTCAGACTAGAAAAAGCTACCTAGCTTCAAGCTGCACTGTTGAGATGACTAGGATGACTTGAATGGTGATGAATCGAAAAGAAGTGTGCAATAaagtacagtcacatgactggatTTGATGGATGTCATTCTgtaggtcacatgatcagATATGCTAATGCACATAGTAGggatagatctagatctactacgACGTTGTCAAGATAACAAGGGTGTATTAATAAAGTCATACAGTTTATAATACACAGCCGCGTAGCCTtgaagctagcctcgattccaggccgctcttccttgtttaggccttgtgaaggaggctacctTGAAGCATGATTTGGTAAGCGgtcgtcataattatagcatgagaatcTGCACTACACAAGCAACTCACCTTCGTGCTTGTGCctgtatacagtggaacctctgttaacaaccacctccgaataataaaggccaggcacccaggtcccaaatgaacagtttgtgtacaaaacaacctctcaacaaaggccacctctgtataaaggccaaagcattgttccccaaaggtgtccgttatagaggggttccactgtatttcaTAAAAATACTCGGTCTcatactataatatataaatCTGTTACGAATATCCCTGACATGAACCATAAACAGGACAGTATGCCATAGTAAAGGGTCTAAGCTATAACAATAGCGGGATAGGTACCGTAAAGAAGAAATTAGAGACACTATTGACAGCAGCAGCTTCCACAGTTGAGCTACATCGATTGAGAGCTCTCACAAACAGTGCCCACATGGCAGCATTGAACACGAGCATTaatatgacacacacacatctcagcACTATCACCATCTGcatggagagagagagataaaaTGAGCCTAGTGAAATGCATACCCTTACAAAGAAGCAGTTTTGCTTTGAGAGCCAGTTGCAAGGGACAGCAAGTTTTATTGTAGTTCCATTCTGGTCCAGGGCTAGCTTGGAGTTCACTGAGGCCAGTGCTGCACACAGCCCTGCACAAACAGACAAGGAAAATCCTCCACTAGCCGGCATAATTTCACTATtactggtaaagatcattaagaTACCTTACACTTACAGCATTGCATTTTGCATGGACATTGTGTTGTGCCAGCACGtacatatatatgtacatgcaggtctGAGAGATTGATATAAGTTTCTCTACAATGACTCAGACTGACTCTAGCTCTCTGGGTGATAGCACAGTAACAGAGCCCCCAGAGCCTAATCATCCAGACTCAATGACAGTTTAATAAGTTGTCAGTGGAGGAAAACTGCAGATTGCTGGCTAAACATGATCCagcatagatagaacagtaaTCTATGGCTAAATCATCTATAGTAATGCATAAGTTTTGTGACACATTTAAACTAGCTCGTCATAAACactgtactagatctagtcaCTATTTATAGACCACTTCCCCAGTACAGTTTACATTGCCAAACTGTCTTTTCTTTCCAGAAAAATTATGAATGGTGAAAGTTTTTTCA of Halichondria panicea chromosome 9, odHalPani1.1, whole genome shotgun sequence contains these proteins:
- the LOC135341033 gene encoding transmembrane protein 42-like, which translates into the protein MIFTSNSEIMPASGGFSLSVCAGLCAALASVNSKLALDQNGTTIKLAVPCNWLSKQNCFFMVIVLRCVCVILMLVFNAAMWALFVRALNRCSSTVEAAAVNSVSNFFFTAVFGKLLFGEVLALLWWLGASVILFGLVMINYGSSDQVTQQTDKKDR